TGAGAATCATCGCTCAATGTTATGGTAAAGCTATATGAAAAATATCTTCATAAAACTGCTCTGATGGATGCCATGCTTCATGGTAGGCAAAGCAATTTTAGCTATGTCCGCGGTTCTCAAGAGAAGATAAATCCACTTAAGACTTAGCTTATATGTCAAGCGCGATCGCACAGAGCAACCAAAATCAATACATACAGTTAAAAACTGGATGTTTATTTCACTTTCTTTCCCCAGAAAAACGGCAAGATGGCAGTTAAAGCAAGCACAATGGAAAATCGAATTCTTTACGTTCGCCTTCCCTGTAACCCCATCTTTCCTATTGGGGTTGTCTACCTAAGCGATCACGTACACAAACAGTTTCCGAATATCGAACAACGCATTTTTGATTTGGGCTGCGTACCACCTTTAGATTATGTTCCAGCTTTAGAGCGTTGTATCGATGAATTTCAACCCACACTGCTGGTATTCTCTTGGCGGGATATTCAAATATACGCGCCAGTTGGTGGTCGTGGCGGAAACCCTTTACAAAACGCCTTTGAATTTTACTATGCGAAAAATCCCTTAGTAAAATTACGTGGAGCCTTGGGTGGACTGAGAATTTTCATCGCTTATTACGTAGAGTTATGGCGCAATCTGGGCTTAATTAAACGTGGGTTAAAACGCGCCCAGAAGTATAAAAAAGCAGCCCGTGCCATTGTGGGTGGTGGTGCAGTTAGCGTATTTTACGAACAATTGGGTAAAAGCTTACCTCAAGGGACAATTATCTCTGTAGGTGAAGGAGAAACCCTGTTAGGAAAATTTTTAAGTGGTAAAGAGTTTCGCGATGAACGCTGCTATGTAGTCGGAGAAACTCAACCACGACAACGGTTAATTCACGAACAACCCACTCCCCTAGAAAAAACGGCTTGCAACTACGACTACATTGAGAGCATCTGGCCGGAATTTAACTACTACCTGCAAGGACAAGACTTCTATATTGGCGTCCAAACCAAACGTGGATGTCCTCATAACTGCTGTTATTGTGTTTACACTGTGGTTGAAGGCAAACAGGTACGCATTAACCCAGCAGATGAAGTTGTAGCTGAGATGCGTCAATTGTACGATCGCGGCATTCGCAATTTCTGGTTTACTGATGCCCAATTCATCCCCGCCAGGAAATTTATTGATGATGCAGTAGAACTTTTACAAAAAATCGTCGATTCTGGAATGACAGATATTCACTGGGCAGCATACATCAGAGCCGACAACTTGACACCCCAGTTGTGCGACTTGATGGCGAAAACCGGGATGAACTACTTTGAAATCGGGATTACCAGTGGTTCTCAGGAACTCGTGCGGAAAATGCGCATGGGATACAACCTGCGAAACGTGCTGCAAAACTGTCGCGATTTAAAAGCCGCTGGTTTCAACGATTTAGTTTCCGTCAACTACTCGTTTAACGTGATTGACGAACGTCCCGAAACCATACGCCAAACCATCGCTTACCACCGCGAACTCGAACGGATTTTTGGTGCAGATAAAGTCGAACCTGCCATTTTCTTTATTGGGTTACAACCTCATACCCACTTAGAAGAATATGCCTTCAAACAAGGTATCCTCAAACCAGGGTACAATCCTATGAGCTTGATGCCGTGGACAGCCAAAAAACTCCTGTGGAATCCTGAACCCCTTGGTTCCTTCTTTGGTGAAGTCTGCTTGCAAGCTTGGCAACAAAACCCCAATGACTTTGGGCGTGAAGTCATGAAAATCTTAGAAGAGAGATTGGGGTGTGCTGATTTAGAGTCAGCACTGTCTGCACCAATGGAAAAAAACGAGAAGCAGTTGGTAGGTGTTTAATTCCCTTTGATGCTAGATTGACGATCTCCCGAATTTGATTCGGGAGATTTTTTGGTAAAAGCATTCCTGACTACGACTTCATCGCCACTTTCCACGCGATCGCTTAAACCAAATCTTGCTTGTAAACTTGCTTTAAAAACTAATTTACATCAGCAGTGAACTAAAAACGCCTCTTATCTCCCAAGGATTGATATATTTGCCCAAAATCATTGTTGTGGGACTACCTACGAAATTACAAGGCTTTCAAGACTTAATTCACATTAAACGTAATTCATAAACAACAATACTTCTGGTCTGTAGCGTAATTCGTACCTCAAAAAGTAAACTTAAAAGAGTTATAGTCACACATTTAAGATTGTTTATCTTCTCCGCTTCCGCGGTGCATTTAATTAAACCCCATGTTAGAAGGCTCTATACTCCAACAATTAGAAAGTATTCATCGCCGTAGTAGTAGACCAATTAGATTCGGGGTGTACTACAAAAATACCCTAGTTGCCCTGTGTCATGCCTTAGAAGACCACATCCTCCAAGACGATGGCAAACCCTTAGTAATTACTGCCTTCCAACAAGGTAAATGGTATCTTCAGGAAGCAGAAAGATATGCAGACATCGCCAAATACAGCGATGAGATTGTAATTATGGCAGCCCCCGATGCAGGCTTTGCCGAACATCCCACCAGCTTACTATCTAATGTAGACTTGGTAGCTTTAGATCCAGCCGATCCGGTAGCCCAGGAATGGCATTTAATTATTCTCTCGCCTAAATACACAGCAATGGTAATTTGTCAAGAATTATCAGAAGCTGATTATGGTAGTGCTGGGCTACCTGCATCCGATGTAGAGCGTAAATTCTATGGCTTATGGACATTCGAGCCAGAGTTAGTTAGAGAAACAGCAGAATTAGCGATCGCTCATATTAGACCATACAATCCACAATTAGCGGACAAGCTGACGGCTCACAAAGATTCGATTCAGCCAAGTCTTGTGACTCCAGAAGACTTGAGTGCAGTAGTCTCCCGCGTTGTAGATTACCTGCAAACAGGGCAAGAAAATTTATCTCTTCCCACAGCGCCGCGTCAACAAGTGCTAGATCGCAACTTGGTTTCTAATGAAATCCAGGCATTCTTGCGGATGGCGCAATTGATGGATCTGGCTGATATCAACAACCCAATGGCAGCGGCGGAAGTTGTAGCCCTCTCAGAAACAATTGGTCAGCTGTTAAATCTCCCGGCATGGCAGATTAAAAGATTACGTCTTGCTGCTTTATTACACCGCATAGATCCGTTACAGAAAGCAGAAAGCGTTCTTGTACCTAGTTCTACACGTTATCACGAAGAAACACCCAGTATTCCTTTAAGCTGTCCCTTAGTACCAGGCGCACAAGTATTGCGAACCATGCCCAGGTTACGAGCAGTTGCTCAAATTATTACTCATCAAACAGAGTGGTGGGATGGTACAGGAGAACCAGCCGGTTTAGCTGGAGACGAAATTCCCCTAGAGTCAAGAATTTTAGCCTTAGTCGCAGACTTTCAATGGCGAGTCAACCAGAAAAAATCTTCCCAAATCAGCCGAGAGGAAATTTTTACTCAAGCTTTAGATGAGTGCAAACAACAATCAACTCGCTTTGACCCTAAACTTTTAGATACCCTATCTTTGTTAGTCATGGGTTTGCAACAGGGACTCGACTTACCTTTAATAGAAACTAAAGTCACTGCTGGAATGTGGCTAATTGATTCCCGATGGGATAGTCAAAGTAAGACTAGTGAGGAGATTGGTACTTACCCACAATGAATATCGAAGCCATTAAATCAGGAAATATTAAACAACTGCCAGGAGCAGATTTAGAAGACGAGGAACTCTGTCAGCTGGATTTGAGCCGCATCAATCTTGCAGGCGCTACCCTTGTTGGCACCAATTTCCGTGGTTCCAAACTCGAAGGTGGGCATCTAGAAGGTGCGAATTTAATGGGAGCAAATCTCCAAGCTACTGACTTACGGGCAAACCTCATGGGAGCAAACCTCATGCAAGCCGATTTGACAGGTGCTGACTTGCGCGGTAGCAATTTACGTGGTGCTAACTTCATGGGTGCGACACTCAGCGATGTGTGTTTAGCTGGTGCTTTCTTAAGTGGTGCCAATTTAATGAATGTGAATTTGCAAGGCGTCGATTTGCGAAGCGCTGACTTGCGCGGTGCTAATCTGACAGGAGCAAATCTAAAAGGTGCAGACTTGACACGCGCCGATTTGCAAGGGGCATTATTGAGTCAAGCAAATCTTGAAGAAACCGACTTACGCGGAGCAAACTTAGCAGGAGCGAATTTTAGTGGTGCAAATTTATTGTGTGCGGAATTGGAAGGTGCGAATTTGAATGGTGTAAATTTGGATAAAGCTTGTGTAGTGGGAACAGTTGTTGACATAGTTTAATGAAAATTCTTAACTGTTCTCTGTCGCATCCACAAAGCCAATATACTCATAAATAAAACCCCCATTAGACCTTGCAAAGGATTATTATTTACTCCAGTAACCCAATCAGGAACTTGACCAGAATATTTAATTAATCCACCAACATTAATAATGTAATAGCCCCAAACTAAACCACCATGTAAACCAATGGGTAAGCCAAGGCGTCCTCTACGCCAACGCTTTCCCCATACCTGCGTTAACCCCAAAAGTACTAAAGCTGGAAATTGTGGCAATGTGTGAATAATTGCCTCTAGTGGTTTAATAAAGTGCAACGCAGCAAATAAAATTGCATCTGTCCATAAAGAAACACGTGGGCTGTAATTCCGTTGCAATTCATTCAACAACCAACCGCGGAATAACAACTCTTCAGCAAATCCTACCCCTGAACCCACAATTAAACCTTCTAAAACTACTTTTAGTAAAAAACTATGAGGTTGTTGCCACACCAACCAACCTAAAGAACCTTGCAAGCCAAATAACGTTAATACACTAATTAGTCCAATAGCCAAACCACGCAGTAAATCTACGCCGTTGTGTCTAGAAATTTCTAAGCCATAACTCTGTAGTATATGAGGCTCTTGGTAAACATACTTACCCCATAACTTTAATAGAAAAATAAACTCTACATATAGCAATAACATTGTCACGATACTTACTAAGTTAGAATCATGCACTAGTAAGTAAATTGGTGTAGCGAACGGCAACCATAGCAATAGTAAAGCCAAAATAAAACAACCCAGCCTAAGAGGGGCAGGGTGTTGAGCTAGATGGACAAGGTTAATTTTCATGCTATATAAGTCAGCAGTTATAACTCAACATTCTAGATGTAGACTCATAACTTATGACGCATACTTATTCATCAGGTTCAATCGTGCTACTCAAACCATGACTTTTCAAAGTTTCACAGTAGAATTCCGCGTGTTCCTGAGCACAAGTAATCACTAAAGCTAGCCCGTTAGTATGGGCTTCCATCATAATGCTAACAGCCTGGGGCTGGGTGAGGCTCGACACTGTGGTCATTAGTACCTGTACCACGTACTCCATAGAGTTGTAGTCGTCATTATGGAGCAAAACGCGATACCGAGGCGCGAGCTTGCGGGATGTGGAACGCTTCTCAATGGTTTCGACTGACACTGCTCTTTGCTCTTTTTTCCGTTGATTTACTACAACAAAGTCCCTGTAAGTGCGATCGCTTAACAGTTATTTACCTATTCTATAGCATTTACATACAGATGCCGTGGCAGGAAAAATTTTTGCTGACTGCGTTTGATTGCTTGGGAAATGTACAATCAAAAAATAGTAGGTGCAAAAGTGCTAACCTAATGTTACTGCTGTTTCTCCTCAGAATAGCCCACTCTCAGTTTTAACATTCAAGTAACTACAATATTATTCTTGCTGCCTCAAGCTGCGTGATTATGGACATGAGCCTAGACTTTCAACCAGGACAAATTGTGTCTTTAAAGCATGGCGACATGAATCTTTATGCAGAAGTTATCCAAGTCGTCATCTCCCGCCAATTATGCTGGGTACGTCCTTTAGTGCTAGTCAATTTTACTCTGGAACCACCCCAGATAACTGACTTACGCGATGCGTCTGACTTATTATGGCCTGTAAATTTATTTCACCCAGCCCTAGATACCGAAGTCATAACGATATTGAGTCAGGTTTTGGTCAAAGAACCCAAAAATGAACCAGACTCAGCTATTAAGCAGCAACTCCATCAGTTTATAAACTTGGTCTGGCAGGGATATCAAGAGGAATTAGGGAGTAAGAGCTAGCAGAGAAGGAAGACAAGGGGGAAATTAAGTAATACCCATGCCCTAAGCCCCATACCTTGATTAAGCGTAGCGAATATTGGCGTTCTTAAGGCGTTGAATTGCTTCATGCATTCGTTCATCAGCTACAGTTAGAGCAATCCGAAAAAAGCCTTCTCCAGCTGCTCCATAACCGTTACCCGGAGGCACAAGAATACCACATTTGTCAAGTAGTAAGTTGACAAATTCAGCGGAAGTATATCCTGAGGGAACAGGTACCCAAACGTAAAGAGTTGCTTGTGGCGGCTGAATAGGCCAACCTAGAGATTGCAGTCCTTTAACGATGATGTCTCGGCGATTTTGGTACACAGAAATTACAGATTGGAGTTCTTCATCATTGGTAGAATAAGCCGCGATCGCACAGGCTTGTATTGCCTTAAACACTCCAGAATCAACGTTACTTTTGACCTGTGTCAAGCCTTGAATACCGAGGGCATTTCCGACTACAAAACCAATCCGCCAACCAGTCATATTGTAAGATTTTGACAGACTGTGAAACTCGATCGCTACATCCTTTGCGCCTGGAACCTGTAGCACACTGGGCGGTTTATAGCCGTCGTACGCCATTTCTGAGTAAGCATTATCGTGACACAGCAAAATATCGTACTGCTTGCAGAAAGCTACCAATTCCTCAAAAAATTCTAGTGTTGCCAATGCCCCTGTAGGATTATTAGGATAGTTTACCCACAACAGTTTGGCTTTGCGAGCAACTTCTTCAGGAATCGCATTTAGATCGGGTAAAAATTGGTTTTCTGCCTTCAGCGGCATTGTAAAAGACTCACCACCAGCAAATATCGTCGAAGTCCGGTAAACAGGATAACCCGGATCTGGTATTAGAGTGTAATCTCCCGCCTCCACAAAGGCTAAAAAAGTATTGTGAATCGCTTCCTTGGAACCAATAGAAGAAACAACCTCTGTATTCGGATTCAAATCGGCTACTCCAAACCGTCGTTCCATCCACTTAGCGGCTGCTTCCCGGAATTCTTGAGTACCTTGATAAGGTGGATAGTTGTGAGTGGAGGCGTCATCTATCGCCTCATGCATTACCTGGAGTATATGATTTGGAGTCGGTTTATCTGGATCGCCCACCGCCAAATTGATAATATCAACTCCCTTGGCTACAAGTTCATTTCCTTTGCGGTTAATCTCAGCGAACAGATAGGGAGGAATTTTTTCTAGGCGTTTAGCGAACTGCATGGCGACTTGTTACTAATGCAAATGTTGATGCTCATTAGCACAGTTTACGCCAGAGGAGGGAAATAAATATTCAACTTGCAAAAAAATACCCGCGATGGTATCAACCTAGTTATCAGTGCTTTGATCTTACCAAGATTATGTTAATAATCCTTAAGTTATATAACTCTAGATGGAGATAAAAGTTGCTCTGTTGAGCGATAGTTTATTACTATCCTAAACTCGGAACTAACTTAATTCGCCCAGCATCCATCTCTGCCATTAATAATTCTAGAGCTTCATAATCAACATCAGATATGTAACCCCTTTGTGTCAATTCTAAATTGATTTCATTTTCAATTTCAGGGGTTAATTTTTTAATATCAAGCGCCTTTTCTACCAATTGACGAATTACGTGCGTAGTTCTCATAAAAGATCGGCCAATTTCTATTTGCTATTAATTATCCAAGATATAGTCTGGTATAAAAAGTGATCTAAATACCTATACAACTGTGATCTGGATCACAATGTATCTCCATATATTTTTCCCATCAAGCTCAACATTTGCCGCTGTTAAGCACAGGGTACAAGGAATTTTACCTAATAGCTAACCTTAGTTTAAATCAGACTGCACTTTCAATAAAAATAGCTCACTCCGCATACCTACGGATGTTGATTTTGTTCTTTGGCTTGCTATGTTGATTGTTTTTTAACTGCCCAGAAAAAAAAGTATATTTACATACAATTTCTCTAGTATTTATGACAATCTTTAAACAGAGGTGGTAAAGCAATAAAGATTCAGCAAAGAAACCTAAGACAAATGGCCGATGTTCTGAAAAAAAGTTTATGTTCAAATAAATCTAAGCTTTATGGTTCAATAACTTTAATTAGGATTTCTTTATGCAAGCGGTACTTAAATGTCCAAAAATTACAGTTATTCGTCCCCAAGGTTGCTTAAATGCCACCAACGCTTTAGAACTTGAACGGGATCTGACTACAGCGTTAACGCAAGATGATACCTCTATCTTGTTAGTGGATTTGGCAGCAGTGGAATCCCTAGACAGTGCAGGTTTGATGGCATTAGTATCTGCACTCAAGTTAGCTGGAAGTTTAGGACGAACTTTACAGCTGTGCTCTGTTTCTGGCTCTATTAGAATTATTTTTGAGTTAACACAACTCGATCGGGTATTTGAGATTGTTTGATATCCTCAGTAATAGCAGTATAAACTGATGCAGGCAAACAATACTGCTATCAAGTAGAGGAAAAATTATGTAACAGAATTGTAAGTTGCCGTAAACAATTCTGTATAGAGACCTAATCAATGCTATCGTTGGAGGTGAGTAGCTGTAATTAAGTGAGCTAGAAGATAGCACAGTGGCTGTTGCAGTTGAAAAATTAATCACACCAGATATTTTAAAGCCAGCGCGTTACCTAGGTAATGAGCGTTTAGCAGTACACAAACCTTGGGAAACAGCAACAATACGCTGGGTATTAACCTATCCAGAAGTATATGAAGTTGGATCGTCCAACCTAGGACATATCATTCTCTATAACATCTTAAACGCCCAGCCGCGGCAGTTATGCGATCGCGCTTACCTACCAGGTCAAGATTTGTCAGCGAAACTACGACAAACAAATACACCGTTGTTTGCTGTCGAGTCTAAGCGCTGGCTAACAGAATTCGACATTTTAGGTTTTAGTCTCAGTTATGAACTGGGAGCGACCAATATCCTAGAAATGTTGGATTTGGCGGGCATACCTTTAACATGGCAAGAACGGACAGAGGGTAATTACCCCTTAATTTTTGCTGGAGGACAGACAGCAACATCCAATCCTGAACCTTACGCTGACTTCTTCGACTTTATCGCCTTGGGAGATGGTGAAGAACTATTACCAGAGATTGGTATGGTTTTGGAACAAGGAAAACAAGCAGGATTGAACCGTAAGCAATTGCTGCTGGACTTGGCACATATACCAGGGGTATATGTTCCCCAGTTTTATGGGATGGCAGAGGATGGTTCAGTTCATCCCTTAGTTCCAGATGTGCCAAAAAGAATTCTGCGGCGAGTTGCTACACCTATACCAGCTTATTCTATAGGGCTAGTTCCCTATGTCCAGACAGTACACGATCGCTTGACAATTGAAATTCGCCGTGGTTGCACCCGTGGTTGTCGCTTTTGCCAACCCGGAATGCTCACTCGACCAGCAAGGGATGTCGCACCAGAGAAGGTAGTGGAAGCCATTGAAACTGGAATGCGGGAGACAGGTTACAATGAGTTTTCCTTGCTATCCCTGAGTTGCTCTGATTATTTATCCCTCCCCGCAGTCGGGATGGAAATTAAAAATCGTTTAAAAAATGAAAATATAACCCTGTCGCTTCCTAGCCAACGGGTAGACAGATTTGATGAAAATATTGCTAACATCCTTGGTGGTACAAGGCAAGGAGGACTGACTTTTGCCCCTGAAGCTGGAACCCAGCGAATGCGGGATATTGTCAATAAAGGACTGACCAATGAAGAATTGCTTAGGGGTGTAAAAACAGCCTGGGAGCAAGGTTGGGATAAAATCAAGTTGTATTTTATGATTGGCTTACCTGGTGAAACTGATGCTGATGTTATCGGCATTGCAGAAACGGTAAGTTGGTTACAGCGGGAGTGTAGGGGAAAAGGCAGAAGACCGCTAAACTTTAACTTGACAATTTCTAACTTTACTCCTAAGCCCCATACACCCTTTCAATGGCACTCAGTTTCTACTGCTGAATTTGAGCGCAAGCAAAAGCTTCTACGGCAAGAATTCCGCCGAATCAGGGGAGTAAAACTAAATTTTACTGATATCCGGATTTCGGCAATGGAAGACTTTATTGGCAGAGGCGATCGCTCTTTAGGAAAAGTAGTCCGGCGGGCTTGGGAATTGGGTGCAGGGATGGATTCTTGGTATGACAGTGTAGATAAAGCTTTTGCAGCTTGGGGGAAAGCGATCGCGGAAGCAGATTTGGACTGGAAATACCGTCAAATAGAAAAAGGTGAATGGAATTTATTTCATACTGTTAAGCAGCAAGGCAGTGAAACAGAGGAAGATGAGACAGATGGAGAAGTATTATCCTCCTCATCTGGCTTACCCTACTCCCTCGATATTCCCTTACCTTGGGATCACATTGATACGGGCATTGACAAACAGTGGCTGAAAGAAGATTTACAACGTGCCCTAGAAGCCGCAATAGTACCAGACTGTTCCTTTGAAGGTTGTTCTCATTGCGGTGTCTGTGGTACTGATTTTGGTCACAACATCGTCATTGAGCCACCGCCTATACCCGAATTCGCGGGTGAGTTTGTGCCCAATACCACCAAAATACAACGCTTGCGTGTTTGGTTTGGGAAACAGGGAGATATGGCTTTAGTCAGCCACTTAGATTTGCTGCGCTTATTTGACCGCGTAGTCCGACGAGCAGGCTTACCAGTGGCTTTTACTGGTGGTTTTCATCCAACTCCGCGGATTTCTGTAGCTAATGCCTTAGCTTTGGGTGCGACTAGCAAGGGTGAAATTGTTGATTTTGAGTTAACTCAGGTAATGGACGTGGATACTTTTCGAGAAAATCTTGCTCGGGAGTTGCCCACAGACATACCTATATATGATGTCGTGCATTTAGATTTAAAAGCTCCCGCAGCTAGCCAGGCAATTGTCGCAGCAGAGTATTTAATTACCGTCTCAGCTAATGAAACTGCAACACCTGCACAATGGCAAAACTGGATTGAGCAAATTCAAGCCAAAGAAGAAATTGCCTGGGAACAAATTACCAAGTCAGGTAAGCATCAGGTAGTAAATCTGCGCGATCGCTTGTTTGAACTGGAATTAGTAGCAACTAATAATACTCAAACTGAGTCTACAGCCAGACTGCGTTATGTGGGTAGCTGTCGTCCAGATGGTGTGTCGTTGCGTCCCGAGCAAATTCTGTTTATGCTAGAAATAGTGGCTGGCACAGAATTTATTTTGTTGCATATCCAGCGCGAACGGCTAGTTTTGGGTATATAATCCGTCAAGGGTAGCTTGCTAGTAGTTGCCCTAATGTGGTACATCGTGGGAATTGATTTTTGGCAAGGTTGCGTTAGAATGAGATGAAGAGAAATTTTCTGGCGCTGCATTGAATCAGCTGGTTCACTACCCTGTTAGGGGTCAAAAGCAAAGATATTAGAGTGCAACTTCTAGGATTTTATCCCAGAAAAACTGAGGCAGGTTAAAGAACACACTCTCTCTTTAGCTATTTAGTGAACTTAGTAATTAATAACAAGCTCGTCGGCAACTCTTCCTCTATGCTTTTAAAACAACTGCTCGATACCTAATACCTTAAGGGTGAAGGTATAGCATCAAAAATCAACCACAGATGGTTGATGCAATTGCTTAAACATATGCAGCCTTTTTGGAATAATCGCGCGTGTAAACGCAATCACAACATCAATAGCTCTCTAACTCTGAGCTTAGATTCACAATTTTTATTACCAGCACCACCTTTTAAGGATTACAGGGGCGAGAGGCATCACAAACCTCCTTTACCAGTTAGTGCTGCCAATTTTTGAGGAAATTGAATGCCAAAGCAAATTATTATCGCGGAACAGCATCAAATTGCTGCTGTCTTTTCAGAAGATCAAATACAAGAACTTGTTGTAGCCACAGGTCATCACCAAATCGGTGACATATACCTAGGTGTAGTAGAAAATGTATTACCAGGTATCGATGCAGCTTTTGTGAATATTGGCGACCCAGAGCGTAACGGTTTTATTCATGTAACTGACTTGGGGCCGTTAAAGCTCAAACGTACAGCAGCAGCTATTACAGAATTATTAGCACCACAGCAAAAAGTGTTGGTGCAAGTGATGAAAGAGCCAACGGGGACAAAAGGCCCAAGGCTTACAGGTAATATCACCATGCCCGGACGTTATGTAGTCCTCATGCCCTATGGTAGGGGTGTGAATTTGTCCCGGCGGATTAAGAGTGAAAGCGAACGTAACCGACTACGGGCACTGGCAATTTTAATCAAACCCGCCGGCATGGGTTTA
The genomic region above belongs to Calothrix sp. NIES-2098 and contains:
- the clpS gene encoding ATP-dependent Clp protease adaptor protein ClpS, encoding MSVETIEKRSTSRKLAPRYRVLLHNDDYNSMEYVVQVLMTTVSSLTQPQAVSIMMEAHTNGLALVITCAQEHAEFYCETLKSHGLSSTIEPDE
- a CDS encoding anti-sigma-factor antagonist, with translation MQAVLKCPKITVIRPQGCLNATNALELERDLTTALTQDDTSILLVDLAAVESLDSAGLMALVSALKLAGSLGRTLQLCSVSGSIRIIFELTQLDRVFEIV
- a CDS encoding aspartate aminotransferase, translating into MQFAKRLEKIPPYLFAEINRKGNELVAKGVDIINLAVGDPDKPTPNHILQVMHEAIDDASTHNYPPYQGTQEFREAAAKWMERRFGVADLNPNTEVVSSIGSKEAIHNTFLAFVEAGDYTLIPDPGYPVYRTSTIFAGGESFTMPLKAENQFLPDLNAIPEEVARKAKLLWVNYPNNPTGALATLEFFEELVAFCKQYDILLCHDNAYSEMAYDGYKPPSVLQVPGAKDVAIEFHSLSKSYNMTGWRIGFVVGNALGIQGLTQVKSNVDSGVFKAIQACAIAAYSTNDEELQSVISVYQNRRDIIVKGLQSLGWPIQPPQATLYVWVPVPSGYTSAEFVNLLLDKCGILVPPGNGYGAAGEGFFRIALTVADERMHEAIQRLKNANIRYA
- a CDS encoding radical SAM domain-containing protein translates to MAVKASTMENRILYVRLPCNPIFPIGVVYLSDHVHKQFPNIEQRIFDLGCVPPLDYVPALERCIDEFQPTLLVFSWRDIQIYAPVGGRGGNPLQNAFEFYYAKNPLVKLRGALGGLRIFIAYYVELWRNLGLIKRGLKRAQKYKKAARAIVGGGAVSVFYEQLGKSLPQGTIISVGEGETLLGKFLSGKEFRDERCYVVGETQPRQRLIHEQPTPLEKTACNYDYIESIWPEFNYYLQGQDFYIGVQTKRGCPHNCCYCVYTVVEGKQVRINPADEVVAEMRQLYDRGIRNFWFTDAQFIPARKFIDDAVELLQKIVDSGMTDIHWAAYIRADNLTPQLCDLMAKTGMNYFEIGITSGSQELVRKMRMGYNLRNVLQNCRDLKAAGFNDLVSVNYSFNVIDERPETIRQTIAYHRELERIFGADKVEPAIFFIGLQPHTHLEEYAFKQGILKPGYNPMSLMPWTAKKLLWNPEPLGSFFGEVCLQAWQQNPNDFGREVMKILEERLGCADLESALSAPMEKNEKQLVGV
- a CDS encoding pentapeptide repeat-containing protein, with product MNIEAIKSGNIKQLPGADLEDEELCQLDLSRINLAGATLVGTNFRGSKLEGGHLEGANLMGANLQATDLRANLMGANLMQADLTGADLRGSNLRGANFMGATLSDVCLAGAFLSGANLMNVNLQGVDLRSADLRGANLTGANLKGADLTRADLQGALLSQANLEETDLRGANLAGANFSGANLLCAELEGANLNGVNLDKACVVGTVVDIV
- a CDS encoding abortive infection protein; translated protein: MKINLVHLAQHPAPLRLGCFILALLLLWLPFATPIYLLVHDSNLVSIVTMLLLYVEFIFLLKLWGKYVYQEPHILQSYGLEISRHNGVDLLRGLAIGLISVLTLFGLQGSLGWLVWQQPHSFLLKVVLEGLIVGSGVGFAEELLFRGWLLNELQRNYSPRVSLWTDAILFAALHFIKPLEAIIHTLPQFPALVLLGLTQVWGKRWRRGRLGLPIGLHGGLVWGYYIINVGGLIKYSGQVPDWVTGVNNNPLQGLMGVLFMSILALWMRQRTVKNFH
- a CDS encoding putative sensor protein, which codes for MLEGSILQQLESIHRRSSRPIRFGVYYKNTLVALCHALEDHILQDDGKPLVITAFQQGKWYLQEAERYADIAKYSDEIVIMAAPDAGFAEHPTSLLSNVDLVALDPADPVAQEWHLIILSPKYTAMVICQELSEADYGSAGLPASDVERKFYGLWTFEPELVRETAELAIAHIRPYNPQLADKLTAHKDSIQPSLVTPEDLSAVVSRVVDYLQTGQENLSLPTAPRQQVLDRNLVSNEIQAFLRMAQLMDLADINNPMAAAEVVALSETIGQLLNLPAWQIKRLRLAALLHRIDPLQKAESVLVPSSTRYHEETPSIPLSCPLVPGAQVLRTMPRLRAVAQIITHQTEWWDGTGEPAGLAGDEIPLESRILALVADFQWRVNQKKSSQISREEIFTQALDECKQQSTRFDPKLLDTLSLLVMGLQQGLDLPLIETKVTAGMWLIDSRWDSQSKTSEEIGTYPQ